The sequence below is a genomic window from bacterium.
ATATAAGGCGGCGTGCGGAATCGAACCGCAGAATAAAGGTTTTGCAGACCTTCCCCTTGGCCACTTGGGTACGCCGCCATATGGCTCTATTATACTGTGAGCCTTGCCTAAGGTCAAGAGCAGTACGGCTTGAAGTAGTAGAAAGCAGACAGGAAACCTACTTTGAAGAATTAATTTGATTGCGATGAGCGATGGCTTTGTAATAGACTTGTTCTGTTTGCTTGGCCAAAGTATCCCAACCTAATCGGGTGTGCCTAAGTGTTTCAGCTCCCTGAGCCATACTCTCTCGAAGCGCATCATCCTTTAATAAACGAATCACTGCCTCAGCCACTGCTGCAGGATCTTTTGGCGGCACAACAAGCCCTGAGACTCCGTCATCAACTATCTCAGGCAGTCCGCCGGTATTTGTTACGATAACGGGCTTTCCAAACCCAATTGCAATCAATGCGACCCCGCTTTGAGTAGCATCATTATAAGGCAACACAACGATGCTCGCTTCTGCATAGTGTCGGGCTACCTCTTCCGGCGAAATAAATCGCTCATCGAGTTCAATTCTGTCATCTGCCTGAAGCTCAGTGCGATAGTTATCAAGATCAGGCCCAGTCCCTGCAACCACAAGATGAGCATTCGGGCATTCCTCTCTAATTCGCTTCCACGCCTCCATCAACACCCCAAGCCCCTTATATTCGTTAATTCGGCCAAAAAACAAAAGATTGCCCGATTTCTCTTTGTATTCAGGCTTTTTTAAGCTGTTATAGACATTAATAGCTCCATGTAGAACGACAGAAATCCGCTCAGGATCGAGGTTTGGATAAGCTTTTATTAAGTCCCGCTTAACGTTTTCGCCATGAACAATAATCATATCAGCCCTCGCTCTAAGGGCATCCATTAAGGGTTTCCTACTACGGTAATAACGCATGAAATCCACTTCGCCTGTATGAGGCACAGGGTCATGAACGGTAAGAACTATGGGCAGCTTTTTTTGCATCAACAACATTGAAATCATCATAGGATCTGCCGTTTCTTGAATGTGGATGATATTACACTTGTGTTGATGGACAGCTTTCCAAAACCCAACAAAACGATCGATTGTATAGAGAGGATTTTTTAGTTTTACATCTCTCTCAATGCGAACATTTATTCTAGGGCAAAAGAAATCACTTTCATTATTGATTTGAACCAAAGCAAGAGATTTTGGAGTAGTGATATAAAAGAGCGAATGTCTATTTGCCAGCTCGTTAGCTAATTCAAGAACCGCTTGTGTATGCCAGTAAGCACCGAATAAAACCCGTAAAGCTTGGTCGTTATTTTCCAAAATCACAATTTCCCTCTCCTATAATCCACCAGTTTCTTAAAAAAATCAGATTTTATGTCGGTATCCAGGTTCGCAGGCCATCCTCAACAAAGTTGAAATTTACGACTTATCCATCCAAAAACTTTAGAAATCCATGCTCGGAGAAACGTCGATTTTGATAGCAGAGAAAGAACATCAGTCCCCCCACCACCAAAGCCGATGCGCAAAGGCGCACGCGCACGGATATTCATAAATATTGCTCCACTCGGAATATGGTTTATATTATAGGCTAAACAACAGAGTTTGACAACAGCAGAAGTTTTATAAATGCTGTATAACCACGCAATCTCCCTCCCATTCAAGGTATTAATGTGGTGTATATGGGGCAATCAATGTCTATAGCTATTCGTAAATGGGGAGCGCTTTTTAGCGCTTACTTTCAAGATGGGTTAGCCTATCGCGCTTCGGGATATATCTGGCTGATGACAGATGCTATCCCCGCATTAATTATGCCTCTCGTTTGGTTGAGCGCTTATAATGGTCGTCCCGCGATAGCCGGGTATTCTCCTTCACAAATGGTCATGTACTATCTGGTCATGGTCACCATCACAAACTTCATCACTTCCCACCTCATGTGGGAGATTGCGATGGAAATAAAAGAAGGCTTTTTTTCGGTCTATTTGGTGAGGCCTATTAGCTTTTTTCAGCATCAATTTATTCGCAATCTAGCCTGGCGAACGATTCGAACGGGGATATTCCTGCCGGTAGGTTTCGTTTTGCTGATGATTTTTAAAGAGTATGTTCAGTGGGGTAATTTTTACTTAGGCTGGCAAGTCTGGGTTGCTATCTTACTTGGGCACACACTCTCATTTACGCTCGTTTTTGCTATGTCTCTGCTTGCGTTATGGCTTCAGGAAGCGCATTCAGTTTACGAACTTTATTACATACCATCGCTCTTTTTGTCAGGTCAGCTGGTCCCATTATCAATTTTGCCTACATGGGCATTAGGGATATCAGCGATTCTGCCATTTCGCTACACCCTCGCCTTGCCGACTGAATTAATAGTAGGCCGCCTCAGCCCCGAGGCAGGCACTCAGCAAATATTAATTCAGCTCATATGGATAACTATCGCCGTTATAGCTGGACAATTCTTATGGCGAAAAGGGTTGAAGCATTATACAGGTGTAGGACAATGAGAAGACTGTTCAAGCTTTACTTAGTATTTATTCAGAACAGCCTGGCGCGCGAGGTCGAGTTTCGTGCAAATTTCTTCGCAAAACTTCTACAAGGCACTATCTGGATCGTGTTCTTTCTCATGCTTGTTATCGTAGTCTTCTCCAAGACTAACATGGTGGCGGGTTACAATAAAAACGAGATGTATGTGCTGATGGGAACGGCCTACCTGCTCAGCGCTGTGTTCAACATGATCTTTGGGTTTAATTTACAGGAGATACCTACCTCTGTCAGGATGGGAACGCTGGACTATGTGCTGGTAAAGCCGGTGGATAGTCAGTTTTATGTCAGCATGCGAAAACTGAGTTTTGATTCACTAGGAACTTCCCTTTTCGCTCTTGGGTTAGTTGCCTATGGTTGTGCTCAAGTTGGTATTGTGCCAAGCTTATGGCAAATTTTAAGCTATATAATTTCTGTAACCTGTGCCATTATTATTTTTTACTCGTTTGAGTTCATACTGATGACCACAGCTATCTGGCTGGTGCGTGTAGAGAACTTATGGGTGCTGGGAGAAACGGTATCTATGGTGGTAAGGTGGCCTATCAATATCTTCGATGCTAAAATGCAATTCGTTTTCTTCTATATCATTCCTTTGGCATTTATAGCAACTGTTCCGGCTAAAGCTTTAATAGGGATGGGGTCGAATAGTCTTCCCTACCTCGCGCTTGGCATCGTTTGGGCATTAGGGTTCTTTACTGCCAGCCGTCTCTTTTGGAAATTTGCTCTAAAGTACTACTCCAGCGCAAGCAGTTAGCTTTTGACATCCTTTAGTTCGCTTACAATCTAAGCATGGCAGACACTCTATCTTACGAGCAACCAGTCAAAGGAGAAATAAAGGTAGCAAAGCAGATATTCTACTACCATTGGGGCGAAATGGCTTCAATTTGAGGAATCAATCGCACAATGGCCCAGATTCATACCCTTGCTTTTTATCACTTGTCAAACGATGGGTATGGATGATGATCTACCGAGTGCTCTCAGGCAGAAAGCCCCTAGAATTCGAAGATTATAGGCAGCGTGTAGGAAGTTTATTCCTTCTTATGCTTCTTTTTCTCATCAGGCAACTGTAAACTCTCAGCGTCATCCCCATTTCCTAGTTGCATGACAGGAAGCAGCCGCGAGAGAAGGACGTTAATGCTTCCTGCGACAGGATAAGCTGCAAGCATACCGGGGATACCGAAAAGGGTAGCTCCTGACATAATCGCAAAGAATGCGAATACGGGATGCAGACCAACCGCTCTCCCTAGGACTCGTGGAGTTACCAATTGATCATAAGTGAAGTAGACGACCATCGCGATTAGCACAACGGTAATGCTGAATGAGAGCGGATTTGCCATTGTTATGAAGAACAAAATATGGTGCGGGCCCGGAGTGAAAAATGCTGTGACAGCAATTAACGCTAATTGAACCATTGGACCAACGTATGGGACGAAATAGAGCAGACCCGCAGTAAGCCCAAGTACGAGCGAATAAGGAATTCCAAGCAAAGTGTATGCAACTGCAGAAATAATCGCATACATGGCGGCTGCAATCAACAGACCCCTGATATAGCCGTAAAAGACGTGACCAATGTCAGAAAAGATACCTTCGATGGCATTACGCCAAGGTTTGGGAATTAGCAAAACCGCCTGACGCTTAAAATTCTCTAAATCCGCAAGAAGAAAAAATGTGATTATTGGGATAAGAATCAAGTTGAGCAATTGAGATAGAAGCCCAATTCCCCCTGCTAATACTCCGGTCACAAGTGTTGGCCCTAATTGCTGGATTTTAACGCTTACCTGACCTAGGTATCGATCGATTAATCGATCCACAGCTTCTTCATTGGATTCTTTTCGTAAATAGGGACGCCACTCAGGTCCGGAGCCTGGAGGAGGTTGAGTGACTAAAGTGTCTACTTTATATCGAACAACCCATTTTGGATGGGCAAGAAGATAGTTTCGGACTCCCTTTTGAACGTTAACAACAGCAGCCGGCATCGATGCCCCAAGTTGTTCAGCTTGAGTGAAAGCAGGTTTCCATAACCACATTACAAGTGTAACGGTAACGAGGAAGAACAGAAGATAAACCAATAAAACAGCTTTGGAGCGATTGTAGCCGGAACGCCGCTGAAACATAGTCACCCATGGGTTTAGCAGAAGCGCCAGGAGCAATGAAGCAACGAACGGGAACAGAGTTGCCCGCACGTAATATAAGAAAATAAAGGCGGCAACAACAGTTGCCACCCATAGAATCAGCGGCCAGCGTTTAGACATGAGTTAACCGGATTGTGTTGCCTTCACTTCAGTTGACTGGGCTTCGTTTTCGCCATTTTGCATATTTGTTTTTGCTTTATCGACTGTTTGGCGAACTTTCTGGGTTACATCCGATGAGAGTTCTTGGAACTTGCCTCGCAGGTCTTCAAATGTTGTTCCAAGGTCCTCGCGCAACTCTGCTCCCGGCTTGGGTGCAAAGAGCATACCGAAAGCGGCGCCAATTAATGCGCCAAGTCCAATCCCTGCGAACATGTACAGTAACGTGCTGCGTTCTTCGTCTTCGTGTGACATTTTCGATAACCCCTTTCCAAATTCTTACGATTTTACTTTGGTTGACTTCTTAGTCTATTATGCCGCCGCCAACTACAGATTGTCCTTGATAAAAGACCGCTGTTTGGCCCGGTGAAATCGCGCGTACAGGGTTTTTAAACTTAACTGTTACTCGCAACTCATCGCCTGTGGGCAAAAGCGTTGCAGGCGACACATGCATATTATACCGTATCTTTGCTTGAACCTCAAGAGGATTTTTTAAGTTGTCGATAGCCCCCCAGCAAACGCTCGATACATTTGCCTCGCATCGGTTCAATTCTTCATTACTTCCGACGATAACCGCGTTGTTGATGCTATCGATTGAAATGACGTAAAGAGGCTGTCCGTCACGGTTAAGACGAATTCGCCTGCGCTGGCCGACTGTATAAAGCGCGATGCCTTCATGGCGGCCTATCTCTTTCCCTGACGTATCCAAAATCGGCCCCTCGACGAAAACTTCAGGGGCAATGTTCTTAATCAGTTGAATATAGTCGCCCGCTTGTTCAGCAAAACAAAATTCCTGGCTATCAGCTTTCCTCGCTACAGGCAGTCCCATTTCTGCAGCCAATTTGCGTGTCTCGTCTTTACTGCTTAATTCCCCGATTGGGAATTTCGCTCTTGACAATTGATACTGGTCAAGCATACTCAGCGCATACGACTGGTCTTTCTTGTCCGAAAGGGATTGCCATAAGTTCCAGCGATTGGTGCGATGATTGAAGCGAATTCGTGCGTAATGTCCTGTTGCGAGATAGTCGCACCCGAGTTCATCTGCCTTCTTCATTAAATCTTTAAATTTAAGATATTGGTTACACCTTACGCATGGGTTTGGGGTTCTGCCTTTTCGATACTCGCTAACAAAGTCTGCAACGACCGACTCCATAAACTGCTCTCTAAAGTCAACAATGTGACAAGGAATATCAATCTGACGAGCGACACGTCGAACATCGCCCCATGCCTCTAACGAACAACATCCGCCATGTTGCGATTCGGCCTCAGAATCCTGCCAAATCTTCATCATCATCCCGATGACGTTATAACCTCGCTTTTTTAGCAAGGCAGCGGCCACAGAACTGTCCACTCCCCCACTCATAGCAACCAAGACTGTCCCTTTAGATTTACTCATCTCATACTTAGTCTACCTCGTTTATTCATGCTAATAGAAAATTGCTTCATTAGGGAGCGTGGTATAATTCATTCACTTTTGAAGGATTGATCAAACAGCCAGAATGTAGTTAGGATAGACGTTGCTAATTACAAGTTAAAGATTTTTCAATCGTCCGCTAATAGTGATGTTTTATCTTACTTTGTTTGAGGATAGGAGACTAAAATGGCCGAGAAGAAAAGGCTGAAAGTGCTCCAGGTGGCTAGTTCCCTTCTCGATATCGGGGGGATTGAGGATCAAGTAACCCTGCTTTCTAAAGGATTACAAGACAGAGGACATGAAGTTCATATAACCTGTTGGCCTGGAACGTGGTTATGGGAACAAGCTGAGGCAAATGGGATAAAAGCTATACCCTTGCGTGTTAGGCACCAACAGGATTGGTTAGCCCTAGGTTCCTATCTTCGTGTTCTTCGTAAAGGTAAATATGATATTGTCCACGTTCATTTCTCCCCTGACTTTATCATCGTTGGTTTAGCAGCTAAACTCTTAGGAATACGTGATCTGCTCTTAACTCGTCATCAATGTTCTTCATGGCGAAAGTTTAATCGTTGGCTTTATGATGGGTTGCTATACCAAAAATTTATTGCTGTTTCTGAAGCTGTTCGACAAGCATTGATTTCAAGTGGTGTTTCAGCAGACAAAGTCGTGACCGTATATAATGGGGTTATTCCGCAAATGGAACCTCTTAAGCCTGCTCAGCTTAAAGAGAAATTAGGCCTACCTGAGGACTTATTCTTGATCGGAACAATGGCGCGTTTAGCTCAGGGAAAAGGGCATCGTTGTATGATCGATATCATGCCGGAACTAGACCCACGTGCGGTCTACATTATAGGTGGAAGCGGCCCTGATGAAGAAGCCTTATTGGAATACGTGAAGAATAAGAATCTGTCGAATCGTGTGAAGTTTCTCGGTTGGCGTAAGGATAAATATTCAGTCTTTGCGGATCTCGATATCTTAGTGCACCCATGCATTTGGGAAGAAGCCTGCTGTGGCGCAATTATCGATGCCATGTCAATGGGAGTGCCGGTCGTTGCAACTGCTTCAGGGGGAAACGCAGAATTAGTGAGTGATGGAGTTACCGGTCTTATTGTGCCTAAGAATGATTCGACTGCATTGATCAAAGCAATTAGCGATCTAATGTCCGATCCAGGCCGATGCAAACGGATGGGAGAAGAAGCCATAAAGAAGCAACAATCCCTATTTACGACCCCCGCAGTTGCTGCAAATGTCGAGAAGGTTTATATGAATTTGTTGAAAATCCCAGAAGATGTTGCTGAGCCGGTTTAAGTCTAAAAAACATACTCGGAAACTTAACGCTGCTTTAGCAAGTAGCAATTCAATAAAAAAAACAAAGGAGGCGAGGTAAATGATCACAGTTACTCTAACGATTCCTGAAATCAGTTGTGATGCCTGTGCCAATAGTATTCAAAGGGTGCTGGCGAAAACAGGCGGTGTCTCTGAAGTCGATGTCAATGTGAATAAAAAACAAGTAACGCTCGATTATGATGAAAGCGAAACTAATGAGCAGGTCATTAGAGATATCCTAACTGAAGCCGGCTTCCCCCCAGCTTAAAAAAAGCAGATAGGAACAACCTACCTGCTTTTGGTACGATAAAGTAAAGCTAAAGACTATTTAGGCGCTTCGGGAGGAGGTGGAATATCACCACCGTTTGGGTTATCCTTGGGGGGATCTTCAGGTTGATCTTTGGGCTCAAGGACTTTCCGAGTTGCATTTCTCAATTCTTCCGTGAGTTGTCTAATACGTTCTGTCTTTGTAGCATCATCCAAAGACGGATCGTTACTAATAGCGGCTTTTTGCTCGATGTACTTAGCAATTAATCCATTAATCTTCTGCCTTTGTTCATCAGTTATTTTAGTCTGCCCAGCTTCAGATGATTTGAGAAGTTCCTCGAATTTATTCTTCTGCTCTTGGGTAAGTGGCGGCACTAAATTCCGTATACCCTTGATATACTCATCACGTATTTCGCTTTTCTTCTTAGCCTTATCCTCTTTGGAAAGGTCTTTATTCTCTTCTAATAATTTTTCGCTATCCTTGCGGGTGTTATAGAGCTTTGTGACGGATGTGAATTGTTCATCGGTCAATGTCAAAGCATATTGAAGTTTGATAGGTCCAATAGGATCTACTACTCGGACTTGAACCCTGTTGGGGTCATCAGATGGCTTAGGGGTATCAGCCAATGCCAGGATTGCAGGCATTACACCTAACACTACGATGATTAATAGCCATAGTTTTCCCATTTACGACCTCCTGTTTCCTTCAACAAACTTAAACCGTCATTGTTTGACGTGTAATTTGGCTGAAAGTTTGCTTAATACACATTATATTCGGTTGTTTGCCCATAATGGCATACCGATAGAATTCAAATGCTCAACCAATCTTGGAAGGGGTAGGCCAACTACGTTATAATAACACCCATAAACAGCAGCCACAAGAAGCGCCCCATATCCTTGCACTCCATAGGCTCCGGCTTTATCGAATGGCTCTCCCGTCTCAAGATATCGGTCAATGATATCGTCGGATAATTCTCGGAAGGTAACTTCGGTTACAGGCGCATCGAGGATACGCTTAGCCGTCCTTCCATTTTCTTGTAAAAGAACACATAAACCCGTCGTGACACAGTGGGTCTTTCCTGACAGAGTTTTTAACATCTTAAAAGCATCGGCCGCATCTTTTGGTTTGCCAAAAATAGTCTTACCGAGGAATACAACCGTATCCGCTGCAATAATCACTCCATCAGGCACAATTTTGCTAACAGCTTCTGCCTTGCACTTGGCAGCTTCGATCGCAAATTCACGGACCGAACGACCTCGTGCCAGGCTGCTTTCATCAAAATCAGCGTTAATAATTTCAAACGGCGCCTTAAGGAACTTAAGTAATTCCTGCCGACGCGGCGAGGCTGAAGCTAATATAATACGCATTATTTCTTATTGTAACAGATAAACGCGAAGAACGCACGTGAGCTTTTCAAAAAATTTGATCAGCGCCAAGCCGCAATAAGAAAGAGGATATGCGGGTAGAATGTCAGCGGAGGTCGTTTGATGCAAGAAGAACTCTCAAAACTGTACGATCTACAACTAATCGACTCGGCAATACTAGTAATTCGCAAAAATCTGGCGTCCCTCGATACAGGCAAAGTTCAAGAAGCAGCTCTGAACGTAGCGCGCCAAATCCATGAAACCGCCGATATGACCCTCAAAACACTTAAAACTGACCTGCACGACTCTGAATTAGAGCTAAAGTCAGTCGAAGATAAGAAGAAGAAGTTCGAAAATCTCCTCTATACAGGGAAAATATCGAACCCAAAAGAATTGGATAATACTGAAAAAGAAGTTGAAGCTCTCGGCCGCCAACGCGGGCGATTAGATGATAAGATTTTGGGATTGTGGGACAAGATCGAAACAGCTACAACTGATGAAGCTGCCGCCAAAAAAGCTTTGGCATCAAGCCAAGTTGATTATGATGAGCACATGAGGCAATATCAAGCTCAAAAATTAGCTTTGGAACATCAGTGGGCAAAGCACAATACTGAAAGAAAAGCCGCCGCCGCGAAAGTTGACCCGACGATCCTTTCTAAGTACGATATTATTCGAGTAAAGCACGGCGGATACGGTATCTCCAGAATCGATGCCGATGTATGCGGGATTTGCCGAACAGCTGTTGCCTCCTTTTTCTTAAACCGCTTAAAGGAAGGCGCCAAACAAATAATCACATGCGACAACTGCAAGAGAATTCTTTATTTCACGGAATAGACGGACAAACTTATTTGGTCTATACTGACGGCGCTTCCAAGGGGAATCCTGGACGTTCGAGTATTGGAGTTGTCATCACTGATGATCAAGGTATAACCCTTGCCGAAATCGGGGAAGATATCGGCATTGCTACCAACAATGAAGCTGAATATCGCGCCTTGCTTCGTGGGCTAAAAGAGGCCCTGAATTTACAATTAACTCATGTAGTTTGGATTACTGATAGCGAGCTGCTGGCCCTTCAATGGGTCGGACGCTACCGAGTAAAAGCAGAGAATCTTCAGCCTCTTTATCACGAAGCAAAACGGTTAAGTCAATCCTTCGAATCATTTACGGTCAAGCATACTCTTAGAGACGGAAATAAACGCGCAGACGCTCTCGCAAACCAGGCATTAAAACCCAAACGACCTCTGTATTAGCCATAAAAGTAAGTTCAAGGTTTCTCCGATCGCGGTATTTCCTGTTTCTACATAATACATAACAAGTAAACATTCTTTCTCATCTCACTCACCTAACTACCCGCAAGTCTGTCTTTAGGTTCATTCAACACAGTCAAAACGGGTATTCTTATATTAGGAATTTCATTATGGCGGGAGATTATTTTGCTGCGGTTGTCCAACGAGGCTGAACTTGATTTTCTTGTTGCTAGCGGCGCTCTGGCATTTGATGGGCGCGGCTGGCCATGGGAATGGCCTTACCGTTGGTTGGGAAAACTTGATCCATCTGAATTCTCTATCGTGGTCAAAACACTTACTCTTAAGCCCAGGAAAGGTAATCTTCGTTTGTTCAAGCCCTGGGGATGTGTGCGATTAATTCCAAATGGGGTCGTTAATGCTGTTGGGTTAACTAATCCCGGAATCGAGTGGTGGGTTCGAACTTGCTATCCGCGAATGGCAAAGCTTGGTTATAGAACCATTGTCTCCGTTTGGCCTGAAAGTGCGGAAGAAGCACAAACAATGGCTGAGATGCTCAAGCCGCTCAATATCGTTGCCGTTGAACTCAATGCCTCCTGCCCGAATACAGGCCATGAGATTGAGGATGTTGAAAGTGTCGTTAAGATATCAGAAGCTCTGCGTGGATCGGGACATCCATTAATTGTCAAGTTAAGCTACAACCAGCCCTATGTCGCGATAGCGAAGGCTTTGGAAGGCTGTGCCGAAGCAGTCCATGCTATCAATTCAGTTCCCTGGTCAACCGTATTTCCCGATAAGCAGTCTCCATTAGCTAAATTAGGCGGCGGAGGCGTTTCTGGAAAGCTAATTCGGCCGTTTGTTCGCGATGCTGTCAAGAACCTCGTGGATCAGACCTCACTTCCGGTTATCGCAGGTGGCGGTATCTTCAATCTAGAGGATGTCACCCAATTGTCTCAACTCGGAGCCTCCGCTTTTAGCCTTGGAAGCCTGTTTCTTAAAGAACCCTCACGGCCAAATCAACTCGTCCGTGAGTGGCAACAATCACAAAAAGAAAAGCAATTTCCAACGAAACGCTGAGCATGAGACTATATCCCCGATGAATACGCGTTTTGTTAGAGCATTAGATGCAAAATTACTATGCCATCCTTAAGGTTTCAACGAAGGCGGAAGAACGGACTATCCGAGCAGCCTACCGCCGCCTTGCTCGACGCCTTCACCCGGACGTGAACCAGGAAAATGATGCCCACGAACGAATGGTCCTCATTAACAAAGCCTATGATGTGCTAAGCGACCCGATTAAAAAAGCTGAGTATGACCTACATTTTAAAATCGAACCTACTTCTAATCGACCAACAACCAAACGTCCCACAAAACGCG
It includes:
- a CDS encoding heavy-metal-associated domain-containing protein, with product MITVTLTIPEISCDACANSIQRVLAKTGGVSEVDVNVNKKQVTLDYDESETNEQVIRDILTEAGFPPA
- a CDS encoding HisA/HisF-related TIM barrel protein, coding for MLRLSNEAELDFLVASGALAFDGRGWPWEWPYRWLGKLDPSEFSIVVKTLTLKPRKGNLRLFKPWGCVRLIPNGVVNAVGLTNPGIEWWVRTCYPRMAKLGYRTIVSVWPESAEEAQTMAEMLKPLNIVAVELNASCPNTGHEIEDVESVVKISEALRGSGHPLIVKLSYNQPYVAIAKALEGCAEAVHAINSVPWSTVFPDKQSPLAKLGGGGVSGKLIRPFVRDAVKNLVDQTSLPVIAGGGIFNLEDVTQLSQLGASAFSLGSLFLKEPSRPNQLVREWQQSQKEKQFPTKR
- a CDS encoding C4-type zinc ribbon domain-containing protein; the encoded protein is MQEELSKLYDLQLIDSAILVIRKNLASLDTGKVQEAALNVARQIHETADMTLKTLKTDLHDSELELKSVEDKKKKFENLLYTGKISNPKELDNTEKEVEALGRQRGRLDDKILGLWDKIETATTDEAAAKKALASSQVDYDEHMRQYQAQKLALEHQWAKHNTERKAAAAKVDPTILSKYDIIRVKHGGYGISRIDADVCGICRTAVASFFLNRLKEGAKQIITCDNCKRILYFTE
- a CDS encoding ABC-2 family transporter protein — its product is MRRLFKLYLVFIQNSLAREVEFRANFFAKLLQGTIWIVFFLMLVIVVFSKTNMVAGYNKNEMYVLMGTAYLLSAVFNMIFGFNLQEIPTSVRMGTLDYVLVKPVDSQFYVSMRKLSFDSLGTSLFALGLVAYGCAQVGIVPSLWQILSYIISVTCAIIIFYSFEFILMTTAIWLVRVENLWVLGETVSMVVRWPINIFDAKMQFVFFYIIPLAFIATVPAKALIGMGSNSLPYLALGIVWALGFFTASRLFWKFALKYYSSASS
- a CDS encoding Maf family protein; protein product: MRIILASASPRRQELLKFLKAPFEIINADFDESSLARGRSVREFAIEAAKCKAEAVSKIVPDGVIIAADTVVFLGKTIFGKPKDAADAFKMLKTLSGKTHCVTTGLCVLLQENGRTAKRILDAPVTEVTFRELSDDIIDRYLETGEPFDKAGAYGVQGYGALLVAAVYGCYYNVVGLPLPRLVEHLNSIGMPLWANNRI
- the mnmA gene encoding tRNA 2-thiouridine(34) synthase MnmA translates to MSKSKGTVLVAMSGGVDSSVAAALLKKRGYNVIGMMMKIWQDSEAESQHGGCCSLEAWGDVRRVARQIDIPCHIVDFREQFMESVVADFVSEYRKGRTPNPCVRCNQYLKFKDLMKKADELGCDYLATGHYARIRFNHRTNRWNLWQSLSDKKDQSYALSMLDQYQLSRAKFPIGELSSKDETRKLAAEMGLPVARKADSQEFCFAEQAGDYIQLIKNIAPEVFVEGPILDTSGKEIGRHEGIALYTVGQRRRIRLNRDGQPLYVISIDSINNAVIVGSNEELNRCEANVSSVCWGAIDNLKNPLEVQAKIRYNMHVSPATLLPTGDELRVTVKFKNPVRAISPGQTAVFYQGQSVVGGGIID
- a CDS encoding glycosyltransferase family 4 protein, which gives rise to MAEKKRLKVLQVASSLLDIGGIEDQVTLLSKGLQDRGHEVHITCWPGTWLWEQAEANGIKAIPLRVRHQQDWLALGSYLRVLRKGKYDIVHVHFSPDFIIVGLAAKLLGIRDLLLTRHQCSSWRKFNRWLYDGLLYQKFIAVSEAVRQALISSGVSADKVVTVYNGVIPQMEPLKPAQLKEKLGLPEDLFLIGTMARLAQGKGHRCMIDIMPELDPRAVYIIGGSGPDEEALLEYVKNKNLSNRVKFLGWRKDKYSVFADLDILVHPCIWEEACCGAIIDAMSMGVPVVATASGGNAELVSDGVTGLIVPKNDSTALIKAISDLMSDPGRCKRMGEEAIKKQQSLFTTPAVAANVEKVYMNLLKIPEDVAEPV
- a CDS encoding AI-2E family transporter — translated: MSKRWPLILWVATVVAAFIFLYYVRATLFPFVASLLLALLLNPWVTMFQRRSGYNRSKAVLLVYLLFFLVTVTLVMWLWKPAFTQAEQLGASMPAAVVNVQKGVRNYLLAHPKWVVRYKVDTLVTQPPPGSGPEWRPYLRKESNEEAVDRLIDRYLGQVSVKIQQLGPTLVTGVLAGGIGLLSQLLNLILIPIITFFLLADLENFKRQAVLLIPKPWRNAIEGIFSDIGHVFYGYIRGLLIAAAMYAIISAVAYTLLGIPYSLVLGLTAGLLYFVPYVGPMVQLALIAVTAFFTPGPHHILFFITMANPLSFSITVVLIAMVVYFTYDQLVTPRVLGRAVGLHPVFAFFAIMSGATLFGIPGMLAAYPVAGSINVLLSRLLPVMQLGNGDDAESLQLPDEKKKHKKE
- a CDS encoding YtxH domain-containing protein — translated: MSHEDEERSTLLYMFAGIGLGALIGAAFGMLFAPKPGAELREDLGTTFEDLRGKFQELSSDVTQKVRQTVDKAKTNMQNGENEAQSTEVKATQSG
- a CDS encoding ABC-2 family transporter protein; this translates as MSIAIRKWGALFSAYFQDGLAYRASGYIWLMTDAIPALIMPLVWLSAYNGRPAIAGYSPSQMVMYYLVMVTITNFITSHLMWEIAMEIKEGFFSVYLVRPISFFQHQFIRNLAWRTIRTGIFLPVGFVLLMIFKEYVQWGNFYLGWQVWVAILLGHTLSFTLVFAMSLLALWLQEAHSVYELYYIPSLFLSGQLVPLSILPTWALGISAILPFRYTLALPTELIVGRLSPEAGTQQILIQLIWITIAVIAGQFLWRKGLKHYTGVGQ
- a CDS encoding ribonuclease HI family protein, whose amino-acid sequence is MVYTDGASKGNPGRSSIGVVITDDQGITLAEIGEDIGIATNNEAEYRALLRGLKEALNLQLTHVVWITDSELLALQWVGRYRVKAENLQPLYHEAKRLSQSFESFTVKHTLRDGNKRADALANQALKPKRPLY
- a CDS encoding glycosyltransferase family 4 protein; protein product: MILENNDQALRVLFGAYWHTQAVLELANELANRHSLFYITTPKSLALVQINNESDFFCPRINVRIERDVKLKNPLYTIDRFVGFWKAVHQHKCNIIHIQETADPMMISMLLMQKKLPIVLTVHDPVPHTGEVDFMRYYRSRKPLMDALRARADMIIVHGENVKRDLIKAYPNLDPERISVVLHGAINVYNSLKKPEYKEKSGNLLFFGRINEYKGLGVLMEAWKRIREECPNAHLVVAGTGPDLDNYRTELQADDRIELDERFISPEEVARHYAEASIVVLPYNDATQSGVALIAIGFGKPVIVTNTGGLPEIVDDGVSGLVVPPKDPAAVAEAVIRLLKDDALRESMAQGAETLRHTRLGWDTLAKQTEQVYYKAIAHRNQINSSK